In a single window of the Streptomyces sp. NBC_00285 genome:
- a CDS encoding response regulator, producing MSMRCLLVDDSIRFLQAARSLLERDGIPVVGVALSGTEALARAAELTPDVVLVDLDLDGENGFDVATELARHVSAVVILISTHALEDFEELVAASAARGFLPKSALSARAIRELLDNEG from the coding sequence ATGTCCATGCGCTGTCTTCTCGTCGATGACAGCATCCGGTTCCTGCAGGCCGCGCGAAGTCTGCTGGAACGCGACGGGATACCTGTCGTCGGCGTCGCACTGTCCGGTACGGAGGCTCTGGCACGGGCCGCCGAGCTGACCCCGGACGTCGTTCTGGTCGACCTCGACCTCGACGGCGAGAACGGCTTCGACGTGGCGACGGAGCTGGCCCGTCATGTCTCCGCCGTCGTCATCCTGATCTCCACGCACGCGCTGGAGGACTTCGAGGAACTGGTCGCCGCCAGTGCGGCGCGCGGCTTCCTGCCCAAGTCGGCACTGTCGGCGCGGGCGATCCGCGAGCTGCTGGACAACGAGGGGTAG
- a CDS encoding peptide deformylase, whose product MATQQQPAEAFIAELKRWRDIRGLAQTALAALVGYTPSYISKVEGGRQHPSAAFAAAADRELRAGGAILRAYGDLGPRTPTAHAAGPENGTGDAHAANLIVEHEDTSLHYDGRVYRATQRRRLYNDSPDPIARYLIRISVDRFPGDPERSNAHFREHPLTWDEIQLSASIGGEPIGWRVQHDRDAFKELWLLFENDNGRYPLYPGESTWLEYSYTVGDDKWGTWFQRAVRLPTQLLSVRLDFPAEFDPQVWGTETTMTAAALPFRTAIRQTQEDGRSVFAWSTEDPPLHARFRLEWKFRTRPDLEENPHAMETATTASARMHAVGVVQDGDPILTKTARRFVLPDEAEDARRVVAELVSACERASSVHVFGKGMGMAAPQIGIDRAAAIVRTPDGESITLLNPRIVEESPDTDEQYEGCLSFFDVRGMVPRPLAISVEHTDIDGQQRITIFEQGVARLVAHEVDHLHGMLYRSRMREGVDPIPVSEYRGTGSGWRYAKSAE is encoded by the coding sequence ATGGCCACCCAGCAGCAGCCGGCCGAGGCATTCATCGCGGAGCTGAAGCGCTGGAGGGACATCCGCGGACTCGCGCAGACCGCCCTCGCCGCCCTGGTCGGCTACACGCCCTCGTACATCTCGAAGGTTGAGGGCGGCCGGCAGCATCCATCCGCTGCGTTCGCTGCGGCAGCAGACCGCGAACTACGGGCAGGCGGGGCGATCCTGAGGGCCTACGGCGACCTCGGGCCCCGCACCCCCACCGCACACGCCGCAGGCCCGGAGAACGGCACAGGCGACGCGCATGCCGCGAACCTGATCGTCGAGCACGAAGACACCTCGCTGCACTACGACGGCCGCGTCTACCGCGCCACTCAGCGCCGGCGCCTCTACAACGACAGCCCGGACCCCATCGCCCGCTACCTGATCCGCATCAGCGTCGACCGCTTCCCGGGCGACCCTGAACGATCGAACGCCCACTTCCGGGAACACCCGCTCACGTGGGACGAGATACAGCTGTCCGCCAGCATCGGCGGCGAACCGATCGGCTGGCGCGTCCAGCACGACCGCGACGCCTTCAAGGAGCTGTGGCTTCTCTTCGAGAACGACAACGGCCGCTACCCGCTCTACCCCGGCGAGTCGACGTGGCTGGAGTACAGCTACACCGTCGGCGACGACAAGTGGGGGACCTGGTTCCAGCGCGCGGTACGCCTGCCGACCCAGCTGCTCTCTGTCCGCCTCGACTTCCCCGCCGAGTTCGACCCGCAGGTGTGGGGGACCGAGACGACGATGACGGCCGCCGCCCTGCCGTTCCGTACCGCCATACGCCAGACGCAGGAGGACGGCCGGAGCGTCTTTGCGTGGAGCACCGAAGACCCGCCCCTGCACGCCCGCTTCCGGCTGGAATGGAAGTTCCGCACCCGACCCGACCTTGAGGAGAACCCGCACGCCATGGAGACCGCCACGACTGCCAGCGCGAGAATGCACGCCGTTGGCGTCGTCCAGGACGGCGACCCGATCCTGACGAAGACAGCCCGCCGCTTCGTCCTGCCCGACGAGGCCGAGGACGCCCGCCGGGTCGTCGCCGAGCTGGTCTCTGCATGCGAACGCGCATCGAGCGTGCACGTCTTCGGCAAGGGCATGGGAATGGCGGCCCCGCAGATCGGCATCGACCGGGCTGCGGCGATCGTCCGCACCCCCGACGGCGAATCGATCACCTTGCTGAACCCGCGGATCGTCGAGGAGTCGCCGGACACCGACGAGCAGTACGAGGGATGCCTGAGCTTCTTCGACGTGCGCGGCATGGTTCCCCGCCCACTCGCCATCAGCGTCGAGCACACCGACATCGACGGGCAGCAGCGCATCACCATCTTCGAGCAGGGCGTAGCTCGTCTCGTCGCTCACGAGGTCGACCACCTGCACGGCATGCTGTATCGCTCGCGGATGCGGGAGGGCGTCGACCCGATTCCGGTCTCCGAGTACCGCGGCACGGGCAGCGGCTGGCGGTACGCCAAGTCGGCGGAATGA
- a CDS encoding Panacea domain-containing protein, whose translation MGSANDVAAYVLSKTGPVSAMKMQKLCYYSQAWSLVWDQEPLFEDRIEAWANGPVVRSLYAQHRLQWEIQSWPSGNPDNLTADQKASVDAVLKAYSKLTAQQLSDLTHSERPWIDARAGLAPMVRSDAEITQDSMRTFYASLASRADTDTV comes from the coding sequence ATGGGAAGCGCGAACGACGTCGCGGCATACGTCCTGTCCAAGACGGGTCCGGTGTCCGCGATGAAGATGCAGAAGCTCTGCTACTACTCCCAAGCATGGTCCCTCGTCTGGGATCAGGAACCGCTCTTCGAGGACCGCATCGAGGCCTGGGCTAACGGGCCTGTCGTGCGGTCGCTGTACGCACAACACCGCCTCCAGTGGGAGATCCAGTCGTGGCCTTCGGGCAACCCTGACAACCTCACGGCGGACCAGAAGGCGTCGGTCGACGCAGTCCTCAAGGCGTACAGCAAGCTCACCGCGCAGCAACTCAGCGACCTCACCCACAGCGAGCGTCCGTGGATCGATGCCCGCGCCGGCCTCGCGCCGATGGTCCGCAGCGACGCCGAAATCACCCAGGACTCGATGCGCACCTTCTATGCTTCTCTGGCCAGCCGAGCAGACACGGATACTGTCTGA
- a CDS encoding dihydrofolate reductase family protein: MPKVRVHNVTISLDGFAAGPNQRLDAPFGDGVGWGDELHSWLSSAMEDSAAGRTGTDVDHLVRGDRNIGATIMGRNMFGPQRGPWEDESWQGWWGDNPPYHHDVFVHTHHLRPSLKMAGGTTFHFTDEPSETVLRRAFDAADGKDVRIGGGAAVIRQYLRAGLIDELHLAIAPMLIGRGERLLDDLGDGIDGYQVAKLVSSPKVTHAVLVRR; encoded by the coding sequence ATGCCCAAGGTCCGGGTGCACAACGTGACGATCTCGCTCGACGGCTTCGCGGCCGGCCCGAACCAGCGACTGGACGCCCCGTTCGGCGACGGTGTCGGCTGGGGCGACGAGCTGCACAGCTGGCTTTCCTCCGCGATGGAGGACTCGGCCGCGGGCAGGACCGGAACCGACGTCGACCACTTGGTCCGCGGCGACCGGAACATCGGCGCCACGATCATGGGGCGGAACATGTTCGGTCCGCAGCGCGGCCCGTGGGAGGACGAGTCCTGGCAGGGCTGGTGGGGCGACAACCCGCCCTACCACCACGACGTCTTCGTGCACACCCACCATCTGCGCCCGTCGCTGAAGATGGCCGGCGGAACCACTTTCCACTTCACCGACGAGCCGTCGGAGACGGTGCTCCGGCGCGCGTTCGACGCCGCGGACGGCAAGGACGTCCGGATCGGCGGCGGGGCGGCGGTCATCCGGCAGTACCTGCGCGCCGGACTGATCGACGAGCTCCACCTGGCGATCGCACCGATGCTCATCGGGCGCGGAGAGCGACTGCTGGACGACCTGGGCGACGGGATCGACGGATACCAGGTCGCCAAGCTGGTCAGCTCACCGAAGGTCACCCACGCGGTACTGGTCCGCCGCTGA
- a CDS encoding DUF6907 domain-containing protein — MSNTVPSNLYPMPTPKPGHRFVPAKVGATEDTSVIVLIEDPTWCTEDHVDEPVRDLSDLMHRGDEALLKVPTFSYGAYPIQMFAWVEADPAAREPEFRAAHITMQDGGGNNYCHLTPAMAEKLADDAIGFASELRHQARIARQANQAAGDSDPCMDEALRRVRGGAA; from the coding sequence GTGTCCAACACCGTACCGTCCAACCTCTACCCGATGCCGACGCCGAAGCCGGGTCACCGGTTCGTGCCCGCCAAGGTCGGCGCCACCGAAGACACTTCGGTGATCGTGCTGATCGAGGACCCGACGTGGTGCACCGAGGACCACGTCGACGAGCCGGTCCGTGACCTGTCGGACCTCATGCACCGCGGCGACGAGGCCCTCTTGAAGGTGCCGACCTTCAGCTACGGGGCCTACCCGATCCAGATGTTCGCCTGGGTCGAGGCTGACCCGGCCGCCAGGGAGCCGGAGTTCCGGGCCGCGCACATCACCATGCAGGACGGCGGGGGCAACAACTACTGCCACCTCACCCCGGCCATGGCGGAGAAGCTGGCGGACGACGCGATCGGCTTCGCGTCGGAGCTGCGGCACCAGGCCCGCATCGCCCGCCAGGCGAACCAGGCGGCCGGCGACTCCGACCCGTGCATGGACGAGGCGCTGCGCCGGGTCCGCGGGGGTGCCGCGTGA
- a CDS encoding LacI family DNA-binding transcriptional regulator: MPTMADVARSAGVSVATVSHVLNDTRPVLPHTRQAVLDAVDELGYTPNTLARSLVTSRTRSIGLAVSAISNPYFTEILQGVEANALEHGYSLLIADPHDDPEHERKVVQLLHERRVDGMIVAPSVDPRELVAYLGRHEVPTVFLDRLVDSPGGGPQRFDQVCAENTGPTARLVAHLAGLGHRRIGLVAGLPGLSTTAERVTGYRQGLTAARLPYDDHLVAHGDSESAGAERATAALLSLAAPPTALVTANNTMTMGTLRSLRERGLSVPDDLALCCFDDFAWADLFSPRLTAIAQPSREIGARAVRVLLDRLAVPDRPARTVRLACTFVHRTSCGCPDSGERSALSGPAPKHPTPSQVSQPARSSQSRKGTVS; encoded by the coding sequence ATGCCGACCATGGCCGACGTGGCACGCAGCGCGGGAGTGTCCGTGGCGACCGTCTCGCACGTCCTCAACGACACCAGACCGGTCCTGCCGCACACCCGCCAGGCGGTGCTGGACGCCGTCGACGAACTGGGCTACACCCCCAACACCCTCGCCCGTTCCCTGGTGACCTCGCGCACCCGTTCCATCGGGCTCGCGGTGTCGGCGATCAGCAATCCGTACTTCACGGAGATCCTTCAGGGCGTCGAGGCGAACGCCCTGGAACACGGCTACAGCCTGCTCATCGCCGACCCGCACGACGACCCCGAGCATGAGCGCAAGGTCGTTCAACTACTGCACGAGCGGCGCGTGGACGGCATGATCGTCGCGCCCTCGGTGGACCCGCGCGAACTCGTCGCCTACCTCGGGCGCCACGAGGTCCCGACCGTGTTCCTCGACCGGCTGGTCGACTCCCCCGGGGGCGGTCCGCAGCGCTTCGACCAGGTCTGCGCCGAGAACACCGGGCCGACGGCCCGCCTGGTCGCCCACCTCGCCGGACTCGGTCACCGGCGCATTGGGCTGGTGGCCGGCCTGCCAGGGCTCAGCACCACCGCGGAACGGGTCACCGGATACCGGCAGGGCCTCACGGCCGCCCGTCTCCCCTACGACGATCACCTCGTCGCCCATGGCGACTCCGAGTCGGCCGGAGCCGAACGGGCCACGGCCGCCCTGCTCTCCCTGGCCGCACCGCCCACCGCACTCGTCACCGCCAACAACACGATGACCATGGGCACCCTGCGCTCCCTGCGCGAACGCGGCCTCTCCGTACCGGACGACCTCGCCCTGTGCTGTTTCGACGACTTCGCCTGGGCCGATCTGTTCTCCCCCCGGCTCACCGCGATCGCCCAGCCCAGCAGGGAGATCGGCGCCCGGGCGGTCCGGGTGCTCCTGGACCGCCTCGCCGTGCCGGACCGGCCCGCCCGGACCGTGCGCCTGGCCTGCACTTTCGTCCACCGCACGTCGTGCGGCTGCCCCGACTCCGGGGAGCGGTCCGCGCTCTCCGGGCCGGCCCCGAAGCACCCGACTCCCTCGCAGGTCTCGCAGCCTGCGCGGTCCTCGCAGTCCAGGAAAGGAACCGTCTCGTGA
- a CDS encoding maleylpyruvate isomerase family mycothiol-dependent enzyme codes for MIDHAHDLESVRGATERLLTAAAAMNNASVTESSRLPGWSRGHVLAHLSRNADALVNVLHGRPMYPSADARDADIERDAPRPLDVQEADLRDSAARFQEAGAEPADWSRTVELRNGVTDSASRVPFRRWAEVELHHVDLGIGYELEDLPEQFTQREIDFLAERFRGHPGLPALLIEEDDGRRSPTGHHEEAALVVSGRRADLLGWLAGRRDGTLLRVHGGTLPSLPPL; via the coding sequence ATGATTGATCACGCTCATGACCTGGAGTCTGTACGTGGCGCGACCGAGCGGCTGCTGACCGCAGCCGCCGCAATGAACAACGCGTCGGTGACCGAGTCGTCACGGCTGCCGGGCTGGAGCCGCGGACATGTCCTCGCGCATCTCTCCCGGAACGCCGACGCCCTCGTGAACGTTCTGCACGGACGGCCCATGTATCCCTCCGCGGACGCGCGCGACGCCGACATCGAGCGGGACGCCCCGCGCCCCCTGGACGTCCAGGAGGCCGACCTCCGCGACAGCGCCGCGCGCTTCCAGGAGGCGGGGGCCGAGCCGGCCGACTGGTCCCGCACGGTGGAACTGCGCAACGGGGTCACCGACTCGGCGTCCCGGGTGCCGTTCCGGCGGTGGGCCGAGGTGGAGCTGCACCACGTGGACCTCGGGATCGGGTACGAGCTGGAGGACCTCCCGGAGCAGTTCACCCAGCGTGAGATCGACTTCCTCGCGGAGCGGTTCCGGGGCCACCCCGGCCTACCGGCCCTCCTGATCGAGGAGGACGACGGCCGCCGGAGCCCGACCGGGCATCACGAGGAAGCCGCACTCGTGGTCTCCGGGCGCCGGGCCGACCTGCTCGGCTGGCTCGCCGGCCGCCGCGACGGCACGCTGCTGAGGGTGCACGGCGGCACCCTGCCGTCGCTGCCCCCGCTGTAG
- a CDS encoding NUDIX hydrolase produces MTGEDATRARVALAVVVEAGRVLLARRVVAEGSLSWVFPGGAVEPGESAERASVREAAEEVGVVVEPVRILGERVHPGTGRHLVYVACRFISGQTRAASAREVAEVEWAGRAALQALVPQGFYTPVQDYLDGSLM; encoded by the coding sequence ATGACCGGCGAGGACGCCACACGGGCCCGTGTCGCGCTCGCCGTGGTGGTGGAGGCCGGCAGGGTGCTTCTGGCCCGTCGCGTGGTCGCCGAGGGCTCTCTCTCGTGGGTGTTTCCTGGGGGCGCGGTCGAGCCTGGGGAGAGTGCCGAGAGGGCATCCGTGCGGGAGGCTGCGGAAGAAGTCGGTGTCGTGGTCGAACCGGTGCGCATTCTGGGTGAGCGGGTGCATCCAGGGACCGGCCGGCATCTGGTGTACGTGGCCTGCCGCTTCATCTCGGGCCAGACGAGGGCGGCTAGCGCTCGGGAGGTCGCCGAGGTCGAGTGGGCCGGGCGGGCGGCACTTCAGGCGCTCGTGCCACAGGGATTTTATACCCCTGTGCAGGACTACCTCGACGGCTCCCTGATGTGA
- a CDS encoding MBL fold metallo-hydrolase, which yields MTYSGQVTVGGAADVHELKDLMITKIAVGPMNNNAYLLRCRATDEQLLIDAANDAHTLLGTIGDDGIASVVTTHQHGDHWQALAEVVAATHARTYAGRDDADGIPVPTDVPVEDGDVIHVGQVELTARHLVGHTPGSIALVYDDPHGHPHVFTGDCLFPGGPGRTTQPEEFKSLMSGLEAKVFTLPDEAWVYPGHGNDTTLGAERPHLAEWWARGW from the coding sequence ATGACGTACAGCGGACAGGTGACGGTCGGCGGGGCCGCCGACGTGCATGAGCTCAAGGACCTGATGATCACCAAGATCGCGGTCGGCCCGATGAACAACAACGCCTATCTGCTGCGCTGCCGGGCCACCGACGAGCAGTTGCTGATCGACGCCGCCAACGACGCGCACACCCTGCTCGGCACGATCGGTGACGACGGCATCGCCTCCGTCGTCACCACGCATCAGCACGGCGATCACTGGCAGGCGCTCGCCGAGGTCGTCGCGGCCACGCACGCGCGTACGTACGCGGGCCGGGACGACGCCGACGGCATCCCCGTGCCCACCGATGTCCCGGTCGAGGACGGCGACGTCATCCACGTGGGGCAGGTGGAGCTGACCGCTCGTCACCTGGTCGGACACACGCCGGGTTCGATCGCCCTCGTCTACGACGACCCGCACGGGCATCCGCACGTGTTCACCGGGGACTGTCTCTTCCCGGGCGGCCCTGGCCGGACAACACAACCCGAGGAGTTCAAGAGCCTCATGAGCGGGCTCGAAGCCAAGGTGTTCACGCTGCCTGACGAGGCATGGGTCTACCCCGGTCACGGCAACGACACGACGCTGGGCGCGGAGCGCCCGCACCTTGCGGAGTGGTGGGCGCGCGGCTGGTAG
- the uvrA gene encoding excinuclease ABC subunit UvrA, giving the protein MADRLIVRGAREHNLKNVSLDLPRDSLIVFTGLSGSGKSSLAFDTIFAEGQRRYVESLSSYARQFLGQMDKPDVDFIEGLSPAVSIDQKSTSRNPRSTVGTITEVYDYLRLLFARIGKPHCPECGRPIARQSPQAIVDRVLELPEGSRFQVLSPLVRERKGEFVDLFADLQTKGYSRARVDGETVQLSNPPTLKKQEKHTIEVVIDRLTVKDSAKRRLTDSVETALGLSGGMVVLDFVDLPEDDPERERMFSEHLYCTYDDLSFEELEPRSFSFNSPFGACPECTGIGTRMEVDPELIVPDEDKSLDEGAIHPWSHGHTKDYFGRLLGALADALGFRTDIPFAGLPQRAKKALLYGHKTQIEVRYRNRYGRERVYTTPFEGAVPFVKRRHGESESDASRERFEGYMREVPCPTCEGTRLKPLVLAVTVMDRSIADVSGMSISDCADFLGELKLSARDKKIAERVLKEVNERLKFLVDVGLDYLSLNRAAGTLSGGEAQRIRLATQIGSGLVGVLYVLDEPSIGLHQRDNHRLIETLVRLRDMGNTLIVVEHDEDTIKVADWIVDIGPGAGEHGGRVVHSGSLKELLDNDESQTGQYLSGKKAIPLPDVRRPLDPSRRLTVHGARENNLQDIDVSFPLGVFTAVTGVSGSGKSTLVNDILYTHLARELNGARSVPGRHTRVDGDDLVDKVVHVDQSPIGRTPRSNPATYTGVFDHVRKLFAETTEAKVRGYMPGRFSFNVKGGRCENCAGDGTIKIEMNFLPDVYVPCEVCHGARYNRETLEVHYKGKSIADILNMPIEEATGFFEAVPAIARHLNTLKDVGLGYVRLGQAATTLSGGEAQRVKLASELQKRSTGRTVYVLDEPTTGLHFEDISKLLTVLSGLVDKGNTVIVIEHNLDVIKTADWVVDMGPEGGAGGGLVVAEGTPEEIAGVSASHTGKFLREILGADRVSDASSVKAPRKPAAKKATAAKKTAAAKSTARKTATARTTAAKKTTRARKA; this is encoded by the coding sequence GTGGCCGACCGTCTCATCGTCCGTGGCGCGCGCGAGCACAACCTGAAGAACGTCTCGCTCGACCTGCCTCGCGACTCGCTCATCGTCTTCACGGGCCTGTCCGGGTCGGGCAAGTCCTCCCTGGCCTTCGACACCATCTTCGCCGAGGGTCAGCGGCGCTATGTGGAGTCGCTCTCCTCGTACGCCCGCCAGTTCCTCGGCCAGATGGACAAGCCGGACGTCGACTTCATCGAGGGCCTCTCGCCCGCGGTCTCCATCGACCAGAAGTCGACCTCGCGCAACCCGCGTTCGACGGTCGGCACCATCACCGAGGTCTACGACTACCTGCGTCTGCTCTTCGCGCGCATCGGCAAGCCGCACTGCCCCGAGTGCGGCCGTCCGATCGCGCGCCAGTCGCCGCAGGCCATCGTCGACCGGGTCCTGGAACTGCCGGAGGGCAGTCGCTTCCAGGTGCTCTCGCCGCTGGTGCGGGAGCGCAAGGGAGAGTTCGTCGACCTTTTCGCCGATCTCCAGACCAAGGGGTACAGCCGCGCGCGCGTGGACGGCGAGACCGTCCAGCTCTCCAACCCGCCCACGCTCAAGAAGCAGGAGAAGCACACCATCGAGGTGGTCATCGACCGTCTCACGGTGAAGGACTCCGCCAAGCGTCGTCTCACCGACTCCGTCGAGACCGCGCTGGGGCTGTCCGGGGGCATGGTCGTGCTCGACTTCGTCGACCTCCCCGAGGACGACCCCGAGCGTGAGCGCATGTTCTCGGAGCACCTGTACTGCACGTACGACGACCTGTCCTTCGAGGAGCTGGAGCCCCGCTCCTTCTCCTTCAACTCACCCTTCGGCGCCTGTCCCGAGTGCACCGGCATCGGCACGCGCATGGAGGTCGACCCGGAGCTGATCGTCCCGGACGAGGACAAGTCCCTCGACGAGGGCGCCATCCACCCCTGGTCCCACGGACACACCAAGGACTACTTCGGCCGCCTGCTCGGTGCCCTCGCGGACGCGCTGGGCTTCCGGACGGACATCCCCTTCGCGGGGCTGCCGCAGCGCGCCAAGAAGGCCCTGCTGTACGGCCACAAGACGCAGATCGAGGTCCGCTACCGGAACAGGTACGGCCGCGAGCGCGTCTACACGACGCCCTTCGAAGGCGCCGTCCCCTTCGTCAAGCGCCGGCACGGCGAGTCCGAGAGCGACGCCAGCCGTGAGCGCTTCGAGGGCTATATGCGCGAGGTGCCCTGCCCCACCTGTGAGGGCACCCGTCTGAAACCGCTCGTCCTCGCGGTCACCGTCATGGACAGGTCGATCGCCGACGTCTCGGGGATGTCCATCAGCGACTGCGCGGACTTCCTGGGCGAGCTGAAGCTCAGCGCCCGCGACAAGAAGATCGCCGAGCGGGTGCTGAAGGAGGTCAACGAACGGCTGAAGTTCCTGGTCGACGTCGGCCTGGACTACCTCTCGCTGAACCGCGCGGCCGGCACCCTCTCCGGCGGCGAGGCCCAGCGCATCCGTCTGGCCACCCAGATCGGCTCAGGGCTCGTCGGCGTCCTGTACGTCCTCGACGAGCCGTCCATCGGTCTGCACCAGCGCGACAACCACCGGCTCATCGAGACCCTGGTTCGGCTGCGGGACATGGGCAACACGCTCATCGTCGTCGAACACGACGAGGACACCATCAAGGTCGCCGACTGGATCGTCGACATCGGTCCCGGCGCGGGTGAGCACGGCGGCAGGGTCGTGCACAGCGGCTCCCTGAAGGAACTGCTGGACAACGACGAGTCGCAGACCGGCCAGTACCTGTCGGGCAAGAAGGCCATCCCGCTGCCCGACGTCCGGCGCCCCCTGGACCCGTCCCGCCGGCTCACCGTGCACGGCGCCCGCGAGAACAACCTCCAGGACATCGACGTGTCCTTCCCGCTGGGAGTGTTCACCGCGGTCACCGGTGTCTCGGGGTCCGGCAAGTCGACGCTGGTCAACGACATCCTGTACACGCACCTGGCCCGCGAGCTGAACGGCGCCCGGAGCGTTCCGGGACGGCACACGCGTGTGGACGGCGACGACCTCGTCGACAAGGTCGTCCACGTGGACCAGTCGCCCATCGGCCGCACCCCGCGGTCCAACCCGGCGACGTACACCGGTGTCTTCGACCACGTCCGCAAGCTGTTCGCCGAGACGACCGAGGCGAAGGTCCGGGGCTACATGCCCGGGCGTTTCTCCTTCAACGTCAAGGGCGGCCGCTGCGAGAACTGCGCGGGCGACGGCACGATCAAGATCGAGATGAACTTCCTCCCGGACGTCTACGTCCCGTGCGAGGTCTGCCACGGCGCCCGCTACAACCGGGAGACCCTGGAGGTCCACTACAAGGGCAAGTCCATCGCCGACATCCTGAACATGCCGATCGAGGAGGCCACGGGGTTCTTCGAGGCCGTTCCCGCGATCGCCCGCCACCTCAACACCCTCAAGGACGTCGGGCTCGGTTACGTCCGTCTCGGCCAGGCCGCGACCACTCTCTCCGGCGGCGAGGCCCAGCGGGTCAAGCTCGCCAGCGAGCTCCAGAAGCGGTCCACCGGCCGTACGGTCTACGTCCTGGACGAGCCCACCACCGGTCTGCACTTCGAGGACATCAGCAAGCTGCTGACGGTCCTGTCGGGCCTGGTCGACAAGGGCAACACGGTCATCGTCATCGAGCACAACCTCGATGTGATCAAGACGGCCGACTGGGTCGTCGACATGGGCCCCGAGGGCGGTGCCGGCGGCGGACTCGTCGTGGCCGAGGGCACTCCGGAGGAGATCGCCGGGGTCTCTGCGAGCCACACCGGCAAGTTCCTGAGGGAGATCCTCGGGGCGGACCGCGTCAGCGACGCCTCCTCGGTCAAGGCTCCGCGCAAGCCGGCCGCCAAGAAGGCCACCGCGGCCAAGAAGACGGCCGCCGCCAAGTCGACGGCCCGGAAGACGGCGACGGCGCGGACGACAGCGGCCAAGAAGACGACCCGGGCCCGCAAGGCCTGA
- a CDS encoding carbohydrate kinase family protein, producing the protein MIVVAGEALIDLVPQGRGALAGLKPALGGGPYNTAVALGRLGSSTAFCSRTSLDAFGEALLQGLREAKVDVSAVQRGAEPTTLAVATIDANGSAAYSFYVDGTADRLFTAPGELPVGTRAVSFGTCSLVLEPGASAYEELLRTAAAQGVFTALDPNIRAGLIPDADAYRARFRSWLPSVSLLKLSEEDALWLGGTPREWLAAGPSAVVITHGGDGLTVFTRDGAALPVPGEKVDVVDTIGAGDTVNAALLHGLATLDALSPAALAELGVGDWTRLLRFAARAAAITCSRAGAEPPYASEVGAL; encoded by the coding sequence GTGATCGTCGTCGCCGGTGAGGCCCTGATCGATCTGGTACCGCAGGGCCGGGGCGCCCTCGCGGGTCTCAAGCCGGCGCTCGGCGGTGGCCCCTACAACACCGCGGTGGCCCTCGGCCGCCTCGGCTCTTCCACGGCCTTCTGCTCCCGGACCTCGCTCGACGCCTTCGGCGAGGCCCTGCTTCAGGGGCTGCGGGAGGCCAAGGTGGACGTGTCCGCCGTGCAGCGCGGTGCGGAACCCACCACGCTCGCGGTCGCCACCATCGACGCCAACGGCTCGGCCGCCTACTCCTTCTACGTCGACGGGACCGCCGACCGCCTGTTCACGGCACCCGGCGAACTCCCCGTGGGCACCCGCGCGGTGTCCTTCGGCACCTGCTCGCTCGTCCTGGAACCGGGGGCGAGCGCGTACGAGGAACTGCTGCGGACAGCTGCCGCGCAGGGTGTGTTCACCGCGCTCGACCCGAACATCAGGGCCGGGCTGATCCCCGACGCGGACGCCTACCGGGCCCGGTTCAGGAGCTGGCTGCCGTCGGTGTCCCTGCTCAAGCTCTCCGAGGAGGACGCCCTGTGGCTGGGCGGTACCCCCCGCGAGTGGCTGGCCGCGGGGCCCTCGGCGGTCGTGATCACCCACGGCGGTGACGGGCTGACCGTGTTCACCCGGGACGGGGCGGCGCTTCCCGTGCCGGGCGAGAAGGTCGACGTCGTGGACACGATCGGCGCCGGCGACACGGTGAACGCGGCGCTGCTGCACGGCCTTGCCACCCTCGACGCGCTGTCCCCGGCGGCACTCGCAGAGCTGGGCGTCGGCGACTGGACCCGGCTGCTGCGATTCGCGGCACGCGCGGCGGCGATCACCTGCTCGCGGGCGGGCGCGGAGCCGCCGTACGCGTCCGAAGTGGGCGCTCTCTAG